The stretch of DNA TCCGAGAGCATTAAACGATAAAATTACAATGCCTAAAAATGGTTTTAACAGTGGGCTATTAGATAGTCGTCGCAATTTGTGGTTTGGAAGTAATGGCGGTGGTCTTTATTGTTATAATGGAAGCACTTTTGTGCAGTATACGGAAGATGATGGCTTGTGTAATAATCAACTCTATTCAATAATTGAAGACCAAGAACATAACTTGTGGCTGGGTACTCAAAATGGATTATGCAATTATAATAGAAAAATATTCACCCACATTTCGATCCCTTTTAAAGATACAACAAGTAGTTGGCTGGATGAGGTTTATCCAATTATTAACCCTAATGCTGTTCATTCTTTGGCACAAGATAAGGAAAATAATATTTGGATTGGAACAGCAGGAGGCGGTGCCTATTGTTATGACGGTATGCATTTCAACGCTCATTTATCTGAGATCGGTACCAAACAACCCGATAGTTTATATCATAACTGGATTCCAAGTATCGCAGAAGATTCAGATGGGAATATTTGGTTGGCTTCTATGACCCATGGAGGAGTTAGTCGTTATGATGGAAAAATATTTACTCAATTTATGCCTAAGGACGGTTTGAGTGATGATATGGTTCGAACTATTTTCAAGGATCGATCGGGCAAATTATGGTTTGGTTTTAATGGTAACAGAGGCAGTGCTTTAACCTTTTATGATGGAAAAACGTTTAAAAACTTAACAAAAGAGGATGGGCTTTGCAGCACAAGTATTTTAGCAATTTTTGAAGATAAAAAAGGAAATATCTGGCTAGGTTCTGGTAGAGGAAACTTATGTATTTATGATGGAGAAAGCTTTGCTGAATTTACTTCAAAAACGGGGGAAACGTTCTCAGAAGTATTTTTTATTTTAAGCGATTCTGATGAGAACATTTGGTTTGGGGGAAAGAATGGGCTATGGCAGTTTGATGGAGAAGCCGTAATAAATATGATGGAATAAAAGAATTTATTGTTCTAAGATTTTAGCCCCTATTACAGCGTTTAATAGGGGTTAAAAGCAAAGTGGTCTAGCATCTAAAATTGCCCTCTGATATAATTCACAAAATTGAAAAAAAGCATAAAAAAATTGCCTTGGAGGACATCCTTGATGATGGATAATAAAACGAACCAAAAGCATAAATTAAAAAGAACAAGAATATGAAAGCAGTTACATTTGTTAAATACGGAACACCAGAGGTGCTTCAGTTAGAAAGCATCAAAAAACCGATCCCTAAAGCTGATGAGATATTAATAAAAATTAATGCCATACCTGTTACTACAGAAGATCCTTTGCTAAGAAGAGGAGAACCGTATTTTACGAGACTATTTTTAGGCTTAACCAAACCCAAAAATTCTGTCTTAGGGGCTGAGTTTTCAGGCGAAATAGAAGCGATCGGTCAAAACGTTACCCTATTTAAGATAGGAGATAAAGTTTTTGGGCATTCTGGGCAAAATTTGGGCTGTTATGCAGAGTATGTTTGCGTTAAAGAAAAAGGTCTACTACTAAAAAGACCGCCCAATATGAGCGCTGAAGAGGTAGCACCTGTCTGTACATTTATGGCTGCTTGGAATTTTATGGTAGCTCTTGCCGAGGTAAAACACCATCAAAAAGTTCTTATTAATGGTGCTTCTGGAAGCGTAGGTTCTGCTGCGGTTCAAATTGCAAAAACATTTGGAGCAAATGTCACAGGAGTGTGTAGTACGGCTAATATTAATTTGGTAAAATCTTTAGGTGCCGATAAAGTCATTGATTATACCACTGACCAATTTACGAAAAATGGAGCGCTCTATGATATTGTTTTTGATGTTGCTAATAAGAGTTCATTTTATAGTTGTAGAAATTCTTTAACTAAAAACGGAATCTACCTAAATCCTGTCCTTAAAATTTCTACTCTTATCCAAATGCTCTGGACTAATTTTTTTAGTAAAAAGAAAGTAATGTTTTCAGCAACAGGTCTCCAACCCATTTCAAAACGTAAAACCTTCCTAAAAGAGCTCACCAAACTTTTTGAAACAGGAAAATTAAAAACGATCATTGACAAAAGGTATAATTTAGAACAAATCGTTGACGCTCACAGATATATTGAGAGCGGAAATAGAAAGGGAAATGTCATTATAAATCTGTAGTAAAAGAAAAATTAACGGCGTAATGAGAAAAAACAACTAGGCAATTATCCTTCATTTTACCCTATGCTTTCAGTTATAAATTACTGAAAGCGTAGACTTCTTAATATCTACTTGACCTCCTCCTTATCTTTGCATAAATGGACAAAACATAAAAGATGCAAGCCCTTTAGCAGCACATAAAGCACAGGCTCCAAACTAAGTATACCCTACCTTTTTACATCGATAAGTTAATTTGTATTTAAAAACCATTAATGCAACACTGTTGCATTAATGGTTTTTTATTTTATCTTTGTAGCATTATTCCCATTAAAACAATGCTAAATGATCTTATCACAAAAATCTGACACATTTGGAGCCATTGCAAGTACGTTATGTCTTATTCATTGTATAAGCACTCCATTTATCTTTGCCCTCCAAACCTGTTCGGCAAGTTGCTGTAAAAATTCTCCTGGATGGTGGCAAGCAATAGATTATCTTTTTTTAGGGATTTCTTTTTTTGCGGTTTGGCAGTCTGCCAGAACGACTTCAAAACACTGGGTGGCTTATGCACTTTGGGCAAGTTGGATTGGAATTTTTGTTGTGCTACTAAATGAAAAGCTAGCAATTCTACCAGTCCTCAACCATCTGCTTTATGTGCCTGCATTAACCTTGGTTGTGTTACATCTCTATAACCAAAAATATTGTCACTGTTCAGGTACTGAATGCTGTAATTTTTCTACGAATTCCAAAGAAGTTTCTTAGCACTAAGATCAATAACTTTTAACGTTTATTAAAATGATACCATCTACTTTTGAACAATGGGTGCACTGCATCACAAACGACTGTAAAATTAATTTAACCAAAGACTTCGCCCAAAAACGACTGGCTGTATATCAAAATAGGAACAATCCTGAGACTCAAAAATTCCTTTCGCTATTTGGTGAACAACATTTAGAAAATATTATTAACTGGTTTAAACAAATATGAGTACTATAAATAAATTACCCACAACTGTTCTGAGCGGTTTTCTAGGAGCAGGAAAAACAACATTATTAAATCATATCTTACACAACAAACAAGGCTTAAAGGTTGCTGTTATTGTCAATGATATGAGTGAAGTAAACGTTGATGCCAACTTAGTAAAAAATGAAAATATACTCTCTCGCACAGAAGAAAAATTAGTAGAAATGAGCAATGGCTGTATTTGCTGTACGCTCCGAGAGGATTTAATGATAGAAATAGAACGTTTGGCCAAGGAAAATCGCTTTGACTATTTACTGATTGAAAGTACAGGCATTAGTGAACCCATACCCGTTGCGCAAACATTTAGTTTTGTTGATGAAGAAAATGGCATCGACCTTTCTAAGTGGAGTTATATTGATACGATGGTTACGGTTGTTGACGCTTATAATTTTTTTGCAGATTTTGGCAGCCCAGAAACGTTAATGGATCGAGCATTAACAAATATAGAAAACGACAATCGAACGATTGTCAATCTTTTAATAGACCAGATCGAATTTGCCAATGTAATTATTCTAAATAAAACAGATCTGGTATCTAAAGAACAGTTGGGCTTTTTAGAAGCCACGATCCATAAGCTCAACCCTAATGCAAAAATCATAAAATCCACTTTTAGTAACGTTAATCCTACAGAAATCCTTAATACCAACCTTTTTGATTTTGAAGAAGCCGAACAAAGCGCAGGTTGGATTGAAGAGTTGAATAAAGAGGAACATACACCTGAAACCGAAGAATATGGAATCGGTTCATTTGTCTATCGTAGCAGAATGCCTTTTGAACCAAACCGATTTTGGAATTATGTACAGCATGAATTTCCAAATACAGTTATACGAAGTAAAGGCTTATTTTGGTTGGCTTCTCGCCCCAACCAAGCATTGGTTTGGGGGCAAGCAGGAGGCTCACTAAAAGCAGATAGTGCGGGCGTTTGGTGGAGCAGTATGCCTTACGAGCAACGCATACAATATCTAGCATTTACAGACAATCGAGAACTCATTGAATCCAGTTGGGATAAAGATTTGGGGGATAGAATCAATGAAATTGTTTTTATTGGTCGAAATATGGATGAAACGCTAATTCGAGAACAACTTAATCAGTGTTTGTCTACAAAAGAAGAACTTCCTTCCCAATATTTGGAAAAAGGCTATCATGACGAATGGCCCATCCAGAGAACACATCCTATCGATTAAGCGGGATTGTTCCTTATCTAGAAAGAAAAAAGCCTAATTAAGCAGTTCACTTAATTAGGCTCATTTTTTGGCTCAAATTGGTCTTTCGCCTATTCTTTTATCATTTTGATAACCGTTCTCTCTTTACCTGAAACGACAGCTACAAAATAAATTCCAGCAGGCAAAAATTGTACAGGCAATGTTATTTTTTTAGTAGCTGTATAATTTTGATCCAAGACAACCTTACCACTCACATCTAGTACACTGACGTTTAACAAATTAATATATTCAGACAGTTCTATCATTAACAAATCCTTTGTTGGTATGGGATAATATTTTATCGCTTCAAATAATTGTTTCGTATCCTTTACTCCTGAAATAATAACATTCATACAATTGGAAGTATCAATACAATTATTGCTTGTGATGATAACGGCATAATTTCCGTTAGCAGGAGGCGTATAACTCTGATTATTTGCTCCTATAATTAAGGTATTTGTATTGCAATCCAACCATTGATAAATTGCTCCTGATATATGGTTAGCCATTAGGGTATTTCCTGTTAAATTGATTTGGGCATTGACTGTATCGATCGTTAGATTCAGTGTTATAATCGAATCGCAACCCATTCCATTTACCAAGGTATCTGTTGCTGTTGTGCTACTCGTATAGGTCACTCCATTTGTCCATGTATAAGCCCCACAAGCTGTTGCAGATACCGTGCTTGTTGTTGCATTATTGATCGTTAAATTCAAGGTTACAATCGAATCGCAACCCATTGCATTTACCAAGGTATCCATTGCCGTTGTACTACTCGTATAGGTCACTCCATTTGTCCATGTATACGAACCACAAGCCGTTGCGGATACCATGCTTGTTGTTGCATTATTGATTGTTAAATTCAGTGTTACAATCGAATCGCAGCCCATTGCATTTACCAAGGTATCCATTGCCGTTGTGCTGCTCGTATAGGTCATCCCATTTGTCCATGTATAAGCCCCACAAGTTGTTGCAGATACCGTGCTTGTTGTTGCATTATTGATTGTTAAATTCAGTGTTACAATCGAATCGCAGCCCATTGCATTTACCAAGGTATCCATTGCCGTTGTGCTGCTCGTATAGGTCATCCCATTTGTCCATGTATAAGCCCCACAAGTTGTTGCAGATACCGTGCTTGTTGTTGCATTATTGATTGTTAAATTCAGTGTTATAATCGAATCGCAACCTATTGCATTTACCAAGGTATCTGTTGCCGTTGTACTGCTCGTATAGGTCACCCCATTTATCCATGTATAAGCCCCACAAGCCGTTGCAGATACCATGCTTGTTGTTGCATTATTGATCGTCAAATTCAAGGTTATAATCGAATCGCAACCCATTGCATTCACCAAGGTATCTGTTGCTGTTGTGCTACTCGTATAGGTCATTCCATTTATCCATGTGTACGTGTCACAGGCACTTGCGGATATGGTAGAGGATGTGTTAGAACATATACGTCCTCTAAATTTAGCTAAAAATCCATCATAAACTCCTCCTCCATGAACATTCTGATGCCCACCCAAAGCTATATCTGTAATAGATTGTGTCCAACCTGCCAAATATATATTACCCGCAGAATCGGCAGCACAAGCAACCCCTTCATCTCTACTGATCCCCCCATAATAGGTTCCCCATTGGCGAGCACCACTGCTGTCAAACTTAACCAAAAATGCATCAAAAGTTCCTCCCCCATAAACATTTTGATGCCCTACTGAGGCTATATTTGTAGTAGATCCAGTATATCCAACCAAGAACACATTACCCTCTCTATCCACTGAAACATTCTCTAACTTATCTCTGCTACTCCCCCCATAATAAGTTCCCCATTGGCGTACTCCATTGTTATTAAATTTAACCAAAAACGCATCGTAGTCCGTCCAAGAACCGTGTATATTTTGATGACCATTAAAAACAATATTATTAAGCGATCGAGTAGACCCACCTAGAAAAACATTCCCCTGTATATCTACAGCGATACGCCCTTCTCGATCAGAACTATTTCCTCCATAATAAGTCCCCCACTGACGTACGCCATTATTATTCAATTTAACTAAAAAAACATCATCAACGCCTCCTCCATGGGTAGCTTGATGGGCATTTGAAACGATATTGTTAAGAGATCGAGTAATTCCACTCAAGAATACATTACCTTGCGTATCGATAGCCGTTCCCAAACCAAGTTCATCGTCATTCCCTCCATAATAAGTCGCCCACTGACGCACACCGCTGCTGTTAAACTTGACCAAAAACGCATCGACGTTTCCTCCAAAATTATTTTGATGTCCTCCCACAGTAGCTATATTGTTAAGTGATCCTGTAGTTCCACACAAGAATACATTATCTTGTCCATCTATTGCTATACTTGTACCTTCATCACTATTATTTCCCCCGTAGTAAGTCGCCCACTGACGAACACCACTACTGTTAAATTTGACCAAAAACGCATCCAAAGTTCCTCCCCCATAAACATTTTGATGTCCTCCTGACGCTATATTATTACTTGATTCCGTAATCCCTGTTAAAAATATATTGCCACTTCCATCCGATACACAATCATATCCACCATCAAAATCACTGCCTCCATAATAAGTCGCCCACTGGCGGACACCATTACTGTTAAATTTAACTAAAAAGGCATCTGTATCTCCTCCAAAAGTATTTTGATGTCCTCCTGACGCTATATTGGTAGTAGAATAAGTGTTTCCTGCTAAAAAAACGTTGCCACTAAGATCTACTGTGCATGAATAACCAAATTCATAGTTATTGCCCCCATAATAAGTTGCCCATATTAAGCTAGGATCAATAATTAAATCTTTATTGGTGTCATAATTGGCTAATTTAAACGATATAGTATGATCACTTAATTGAAATTGGGTTGAAATTTCATGCGTTCCTTGAAAAGAAACGGGCGCTTGCTCCGTAATACTTCCCATCCTATTGGAAATCGTAAAACTACCATTCTCGTTCATTTTTATCGTTTCGTGATCTTTGAAATGGATTTGTATTTGATTAGGGTCTGCACCAGCATGTACGATGAAGTCATACTTTAGCCCCTGCTCCGTACTGTAAACCACCCAATCAATACCAGGGTATATGTCTTGATAAATAAGCTTCTGAAAACTATGTACTTTTAGAGCCTCTTTATTATAATAATTGATGTAATCTTGGCTTTTTCCCTCTGTCATAATAGTTGCATTCGGATTCGCTCCTACCAATTCCATATCCATACGATACGTTTCTAGCCGAATTTGGTCACGCAATCGCTCTTGTTCTTTGCGTTCTGTGGGGGTAAGGTTTTTAGAATTCTGTTGGTATCCTTTAGGATAATGCACCTTACTAAATTGATAAGCGATTCCCTTCGGTAACATAAAAAGTTGCAATGCTCCTTTTTGATAATGATACCTAACATTAGGCGCAGCGTGATTATTGTGATTTTGTATTTGTCCTTTATTCTCTTCAAAAAAAGTCGGTTTTTCTTCTAGGAATTTATTAGCCTGATTCACCGTCATTTTTTGAGCCTCAACAGCAAAATGATTGCCTAATAAAAATAATAAAGTAGTGTAAAAAATAAAAAATGAGCACTTCATAAAAATTATACTTTAATCTGTAATTGGAAATAATGCTCAAAGATACCCTAAAAGGATTCCAATTAGTTTGTTGGATCATTGCAGTTATAATTATATTACACCTAAAGTAGTAGCAAAAAACTTTATGCAAAAAATTAAAACACTATCAATCAAACTTTTAAAACTCAAAAAACCACCTCACAACTTTTCTACCTCTAAACAAAAGAGATAAAAAATAAAGAAATACCAACAATTATCATGAATCGAGAAATACAGCATTTATACGCAGAGCTATCGACCAAAGACAAAGATGAATTATGGAAAGATTATGCGCAGTCTCCCAAAATGCTACGCTATCTTCAACTTTTGGAAAGTGCTCAGTTGTTCAATACTCCCAAAGCCATTCAATTTATTTATGAAGAAGATTACACCGCCGTAGAAGATCAGATTTTGACCAATCGCTTTTATAAATTGCGGAAAGTATTGCGTATAAAATTATTGAATAAATTAAAAAATGTACTCCGAAGCCATACCGAAGAAGAAATAGAATTAAAATTTTTGCAGTTATTGTTCTTCAAAAACGAACATGCTTATGTCTTGGACAAAGCACAGAAATTGGAAAAAAAATATTGGGAAGCGAATTTATTTGAGTTATTGCCAGATCTACTCCATCTTATCATTTCGACCTTACATTTCCACAAGTCTCGTAATGTAGATGAAATAGCGGAATACATTGAGAAGCTAGATTTAGCCAATGAATTGCAATATACGCTCTATAAATTTAAAAATTCCATTAATTCGTTTAGGCTGCACGTTTTGGGTGTTTATAATCTTTCTGAAATAAGTGAACACTACAATA from Aureispira anguillae encodes:
- a CDS encoding ligand-binding sensor domain-containing protein, with translation MIFALKSYSLLILAFIIIACNDPNLKKSDTNTPAPRALNDKITMPKNGFNSGLLDSRRNLWFGSNGGGLYCYNGSTFVQYTEDDGLCNNQLYSIIEDQEHNLWLGTQNGLCNYNRKIFTHISIPFKDTTSSWLDEVYPIINPNAVHSLAQDKENNIWIGTAGGGAYCYDGMHFNAHLSEIGTKQPDSLYHNWIPSIAEDSDGNIWLASMTHGGVSRYDGKIFTQFMPKDGLSDDMVRTIFKDRSGKLWFGFNGNRGSALTFYDGKTFKNLTKEDGLCSTSILAIFEDKKGNIWLGSGRGNLCIYDGESFAEFTSKTGETFSEVFFILSDSDENIWFGGKNGLWQFDGEAVINMME
- a CDS encoding NAD(P)-dependent alcohol dehydrogenase encodes the protein MKAVTFVKYGTPEVLQLESIKKPIPKADEILIKINAIPVTTEDPLLRRGEPYFTRLFLGLTKPKNSVLGAEFSGEIEAIGQNVTLFKIGDKVFGHSGQNLGCYAEYVCVKEKGLLLKRPPNMSAEEVAPVCTFMAAWNFMVALAEVKHHQKVLINGASGSVGSAAVQIAKTFGANVTGVCSTANINLVKSLGADKVIDYTTDQFTKNGALYDIVFDVANKSSFYSCRNSLTKNGIYLNPVLKISTLIQMLWTNFFSKKKVMFSATGLQPISKRKTFLKELTKLFETGKLKTIIDKRYNLEQIVDAHRYIESGNRKGNVIINL
- a CDS encoding MerC domain-containing protein — its product is MILSQKSDTFGAIASTLCLIHCISTPFIFALQTCSASCCKNSPGWWQAIDYLFLGISFFAVWQSARTTSKHWVAYALWASWIGIFVVLLNEKLAILPVLNHLLYVPALTLVVLHLYNQKYCHCSGTECCNFSTNSKEVS
- a CDS encoding GTP-binding protein — encoded protein: MSTINKLPTTVLSGFLGAGKTTLLNHILHNKQGLKVAVIVNDMSEVNVDANLVKNENILSRTEEKLVEMSNGCICCTLREDLMIEIERLAKENRFDYLLIESTGISEPIPVAQTFSFVDEENGIDLSKWSYIDTMVTVVDAYNFFADFGSPETLMDRALTNIENDNRTIVNLLIDQIEFANVIILNKTDLVSKEQLGFLEATIHKLNPNAKIIKSTFSNVNPTEILNTNLFDFEEAEQSAGWIEELNKEEHTPETEEYGIGSFVYRSRMPFEPNRFWNYVQHEFPNTVIRSKGLFWLASRPNQALVWGQAGGSLKADSAGVWWSSMPYEQRIQYLAFTDNRELIESSWDKDLGDRINEIVFIGRNMDETLIREQLNQCLSTKEELPSQYLEKGYHDEWPIQRTHPID
- a CDS encoding DUF7948 domain-containing protein, with translation MKCSFFIFYTTLLFLLGNHFAVEAQKMTVNQANKFLEEKPTFFEENKGQIQNHNNHAAPNVRYHYQKGALQLFMLPKGIAYQFSKVHYPKGYQQNSKNLTPTERKEQERLRDQIRLETYRMDMELVGANPNATIMTEGKSQDYINYYNKEALKVHSFQKLIYQDIYPGIDWVVYSTEQGLKYDFIVHAGADPNQIQIHFKDHETIKMNENGSFTISNRMGSITEQAPVSFQGTHEISTQFQLSDHTISFKLANYDTNKDLIIDPSLIWATYYGGNNYEFGYSCTVDLSGNVFLAGNTYSTTNIASGGHQNTFGGDTDAFLVKFNSNGVRQWATYYGGSDFDGGYDCVSDGSGNIFLTGITESSNNIASGGHQNVYGGGTLDAFLVKFNSSGVRQWATYYGGNNSDEGTSIAIDGQDNVFLCGTTGSLNNIATVGGHQNNFGGNVDAFLVKFNSSGVRQWATYYGGNDDELGLGTAIDTQGNVFLSGITRSLNNIVSNAHQATHGGGVDDVFLVKLNNNGVRQWGTYYGGNSSDREGRIAVDIQGNVFLGGSTRSLNNIVFNGHQNIHGSWTDYDAFLVKFNNNGVRQWGTYYGGSSRDKLENVSVDREGNVFLVGYTGSTTNIASVGHQNVYGGGTFDAFLVKFDSSGARQWGTYYGGISRDEGVACAADSAGNIYLAGWTQSITDIALGGHQNVHGGGVYDGFLAKFRGRICSNTSSTISASACDTYTWINGMTYTSSTTATDTLVNAMGCDSIITLNLTINNATTSMVSATACGAYTWINGVTYTSSTTATDTLVNAIGCDSIITLNLTINNATTSTVSATTCGAYTWTNGMTYTSSTTAMDTLVNAMGCDSIVTLNLTINNATTSTVSATTCGAYTWTNGMTYTSSTTAMDTLVNAMGCDSIVTLNLTINNATTSMVSATACGSYTWTNGVTYTSSTTAMDTLVNAMGCDSIVTLNLTINNATTSTVSATACGAYTWTNGVTYTSSTTATDTLVNGMGCDSIITLNLTIDTVNAQINLTGNTLMANHISGAIYQWLDCNTNTLIIGANNQSYTPPANGNYAVIITSNNCIDTSNCMNVIISGVKDTKQLFEAIKYYPIPTKDLLMIELSEYINLLNVSVLDVSGKVVLDQNYTATKKITLPVQFLPAGIYFVAVVSGKERTVIKMIKE